DNA sequence from the Pyramidobacter porci genome:
CCGCCGATCAGGGCGCGCAGCCGGCCCAGAGCGCGGCCCCCAAGAGGGCGCCGGTCAGCAGAGACTGGCTGACGTTCCTGACGGCGTTCGGGCTCCTGGTCCGCGAGGGGCTCGAGGCGATCCTGGTCATCGTCGCCATCGTCGCTTATCTGATCAAGACGGGCAACAAGCCGATGATCAAGAGCGTGTACCTCGGCTGCTTCGCCGCCATTCTCGCCAGCGCCGCGCTGGCCTGGTTCCTGGAGTATATGATGGGCGACGCCAGCGGCGTGGCGCGCGAGCTGCTCGAAGGCTGGACCATGTTCCTGGCGGTGGCCGTGCTGTTCTACGTCAGCAACTGGATGCTGTCCAAGGCCGACACGGAGCGCTGGGAGAATTACATCGGCGGCAAGGTGCAGCAGTCGATCGACAGCAAGAGCCAGTGGACGCTGATCTTCGCGGCGTTCATCGCCGTGATGCGCGAGGGCGCGGAACTGATCCTGTTCTACAAGGCGGCCTTCACGGGCGGCATGAACAGCGTCCCGCACATCGTCTACGGCATTCTCGCCGGCACGGCGGTGCTGGTCGCCGTGTGGGTGGCGTTCCGTTACTTCAGCGTCAAGCTGCCGCTCAAGCCGTTCTTCCTGTTCACCAGCATCCTGCTGTTTTTGATGTGCATTTCCTTCATGGGCAAGGGCGTGGTGGAGCTGACGGAGGCCGACGTGATCACGGGACGCACGGTCATCCCCGCGATGAAGGGCTTCTCGATCGAGATCCTCAGCATTTACGACCGCGCCGAGACGCTGATCCCGCAGGTCATGCTGCTGATCGCCTCGTTGTGGGTGACGCTGCCCCGTCTGTTCGGCAAAAAGAAGGACGGAAAGGCGAAGTAGTTTTCATTTTCGGAAAGATTCCGCGCCGCGCGGAACTTTTATAGAACACTATCTTTAAAGGAGGAAGTTCTTATGAAAAAGTCTTTCGTTGCAATGCTGGCCGGTCTTGCCGTGATGGCTCTGGCCGCGTCCGTCATGGCCGCCCCCGCGGTGGAGAAGCCCGGTGAGAGCGGCTTTGCCGAAATCTCCATCGGCGAAGAGAAGCAGGTCGGCCCCTACAACGTCGCCGCCGTGTACTTCCAGGCCGTCGATATGTATCCCGCCGGCAAGAATCCTTCCAAAGAAGAGTCCGACATGCACCTCGAGGCCGATATCCACCTGCAGCCCGAATACGCCGTGCAGTACGGCTTCGGCGCCGGCGACAACATCTGGCCCGCGTATCTGACCGTCAAGTACGAGATCCTCGACAAGAACAACAAGATCGTCATGTATGGCTCCTTCATGCCCATGAACGCCGATGACGGTCCCCACTACGGCGCCAACATCAAAAAGGGCCTGAAAGTCGGCACCTACACGCTGCGTCTGACCATCGAGCCGCCCACGGATTATCTCCTTCACACCGATCCCGAGACCGGCGTGCCTGCCAAGGAGAACGCCAAGGATTACTTCAAGACCTACACCTGCGATTTCAAATGGAAGTACACCGCTGAGCAGCTTCAGAATCAGTAAAATCGAGGTATAAGCAGAAAAAGAAGTTGAATATGCGGGGAGCTGCGCTGCCGTAAGAGCAGAACAGCG
Encoded proteins:
- a CDS encoding FTR1 family iron permease — its product is MQTKNEWWRGWSMGLLAVAVLFLLFSSAQDASAAKKKKYDTWKAVAADMAIEFSRARENVEKGEYKAAHKNMNDAYFGYYEIQGFEKNVMVAISSARVNHIEGKFSAIKHVLLGNNDSMDKATLVNEIEDLKVKVYKDAMVLDGDISDTDPDSLGEAVYGSAGRPAPYGAEAAAEPEKKDGPEKAEAVSADQGAQPAQSAAPKRAPVSRDWLTFLTAFGLLVREGLEAILVIVAIVAYLIKTGNKPMIKSVYLGCFAAILASAALAWFLEYMMGDASGVARELLEGWTMFLAVAVLFYVSNWMLSKADTERWENYIGGKVQQSIDSKSQWTLIFAAFIAVMREGAELILFYKAAFTGGMNSVPHIVYGILAGTAVLVAVWVAFRYFSVKLPLKPFFLFTSILLFLMCISFMGKGVVELTEADVITGRTVIPAMKGFSIEILSIYDRAETLIPQVMLLIASLWVTLPRLFGKKKDGKAK
- a CDS encoding iron transporter, with the protein product MKKSFVAMLAGLAVMALAASVMAAPAVEKPGESGFAEISIGEEKQVGPYNVAAVYFQAVDMYPAGKNPSKEESDMHLEADIHLQPEYAVQYGFGAGDNIWPAYLTVKYEILDKNNKIVMYGSFMPMNADDGPHYGANIKKGLKVGTYTLRLTIEPPTDYLLHTDPETGVPAKENAKDYFKTYTCDFKWKYTAEQLQNQ